Proteins co-encoded in one Diprion similis isolate iyDipSimi1 chromosome 13, iyDipSimi1.1, whole genome shotgun sequence genomic window:
- the LOC124414137 gene encoding vesicle-associated membrane protein/synaptobrevin-binding protein, which yields MAKPEQILIIEPQGELRFRGPFTSPVTTYMKLTNPSDHKVYFKIKTTAPKKYCVRPNSGALKPKGVTEIAVCLQPFDFVPGEKNKHKFMVQTMIAPEGDNEDGVNDSLWKDINPDQLMDFKLKCVFENPVSNTTAPSSDGADDDKNKGIGDSVKSSPKPHGKMEEELMKAALEVKQLREEESNLRQENLQLKEELIRSRHAASGTATVTSGNMAALAGLTANSGDKLNPTKIPTSVLIAIAMVVVGYLLGKLI from the exons ATGGCTAAGCCCGAGCAGATTTTAATTATCGAACCACAGGGCGAACTGCGGTTCAGGG GACCTTTTACATCTCCGGTCACAACGTATATGAAACTGACCAATCCCTCGGACCACAAAgtgtattttaaaataaagaCGACTGCCCCTAAGAAGTACTGCGTCCGGCCCAATTCTGGCGCTCTTAAGCCTAAGGGTGTCACTGAAATAGCAG TATGCTTACAACCATTTGACTTTGTTCCTggcgagaaaaataaacacaagTTTATGGTTCAAACTATGATAGCTCCTGAAGGTGACAACGAAGATGGAGTCAACGATTCGTTG TGGAAGGACATAAATCCAGATCAGCTAATGGACTTCAAACTGAAGTGTGTCTTCGAAAATCCAGTAAGCAATACTACAGCTCCGAGCAGCGATGGTGCGGATGATGATAAAAACAAGGGGATCGGCGATTCTGTCAAATCATCTCCCAAG CCACATGGAAAGATGGAGGAAGAACTGATGAAAGCGGCACTCGAAGTAAAGCAACTCAGGGAGGAAGAGAGCAATCTTAGGCAGGAAAACCTTCAGCTGAAG GAAGAGCTTATAAGATCGCGGCATGCTGCATCGGGCACAGCGACTGTCACCAGTGGAAATATGGCGGCACTTGCGGGACTGACAGCGAACAGTGGCGACAAGTTAAATCCGACTAAAATTCCTACCAGTGTACTCATCGCCATTGCCATGGTGGTGGTTGGATATTTGCTGGGGAAGTTAATCTGA